Proteins from a genomic interval of Paenibacillus sp. RC334:
- a CDS encoding B12-binding domain-containing radical SAM protein has protein sequence MKVILSTLNAKYIHTSLAIRCLKAYSEKDFDIELAEYTIKDPVMNIVSDLFQRGADVIGFSCYIWNIEETIKVIDVLKKIMPEVKIILGGPEVSYDTDHWMKRLPNVDFIVVGEGEETFHQLLQEIEGTQKYHFVYGLAYRKGEEVIQMPGRPKADLNELPSPYRFAEDIPELGKRVVYFETSRGCPFSCQFCLSSIEVGVRYYDIERTKSDILYLIDNGANLIKFVDRTFNIKRDYALEMFKFLIENHRGCVFQFEITADIMRPEVLDYLAENAPPGVFRFEIGVQSTNDPTNELVKRRQNFAKLSRTVTKVKQSGKIDQHLDLIAGLPLEDYNTFRKTFNDVFALGPEELQLGFLKMLRGTGLRIDADKYNYTYMDVAPYEMLSNDVLSFADIVRLKRLEDVLEKYWNSHRMDHTVNYLIEREFASAFDFFQEFGDYWEGQGWQKIGHQLEDLFTRLQSFLESRGTKRMDMVLGLMKLDYFLNHKYKPRKIWWEHALEKDDWSSYMKMALQHPDALLSPVVADFVADATQTAAPASHATDGHSVSDSSQPQPYREVIPSFASLKLGEKELQKHAVLDVLPFRLDHILSGGSPLTAEGRTLLLVVYQQNEQQKPLYYTMPIGKEIAAI, from the coding sequence ATGAAAGTCATTTTATCAACGTTAAACGCAAAATATATTCATACCTCGCTGGCGATCCGGTGTCTCAAAGCCTACAGTGAAAAGGACTTTGACATTGAGCTGGCGGAGTATACGATCAAGGACCCTGTGATGAACATCGTATCCGACCTGTTTCAGCGGGGAGCGGATGTCATCGGCTTTTCCTGCTATATCTGGAACATTGAAGAGACGATTAAAGTCATTGATGTGTTGAAAAAGATTATGCCGGAGGTCAAAATCATTCTCGGTGGCCCGGAAGTCTCTTACGATACCGACCATTGGATGAAACGCCTGCCGAATGTGGATTTTATCGTTGTCGGTGAGGGGGAGGAAACCTTTCATCAACTGCTTCAGGAGATTGAGGGTACGCAAAAGTACCATTTTGTATATGGACTGGCCTACCGCAAGGGAGAAGAGGTCATTCAGATGCCGGGCCGTCCAAAGGCGGACTTGAACGAGCTGCCGTCACCGTACCGCTTTGCAGAGGATATACCGGAATTAGGCAAACGGGTTGTTTATTTTGAAACCAGTCGGGGTTGCCCGTTCAGTTGCCAGTTCTGTCTGTCCAGTATTGAGGTAGGGGTGCGTTATTACGATATTGAGCGTACGAAGTCGGATATTCTGTATCTGATCGACAACGGAGCCAACCTGATCAAGTTCGTCGATCGGACCTTTAACATTAAACGCGATTATGCGCTGGAAATGTTCAAGTTTCTCATTGAAAACCATCGCGGATGTGTCTTCCAGTTTGAGATTACGGCAGACATTATGCGTCCCGAGGTGTTGGATTATTTGGCGGAAAACGCGCCGCCGGGCGTATTCCGCTTTGAAATCGGCGTCCAGTCGACGAATGATCCGACCAATGAGCTGGTCAAGCGTCGCCAGAACTTTGCCAAGCTTTCCCGTACCGTTACGAAGGTCAAGCAAAGCGGCAAGATCGACCAGCATCTCGATTTAATCGCCGGTCTGCCTTTGGAGGATTACAACACGTTCCGTAAAACGTTTAATGACGTTTTTGCGCTCGGCCCGGAAGAGCTTCAGCTCGGCTTCCTCAAAATGCTGCGCGGCACTGGACTGCGTATCGACGCAGACAAGTACAACTATACGTACATGGATGTTGCGCCTTATGAAATGCTGAGCAATGACGTCCTTTCCTTTGCCGATATCGTTCGGCTTAAACGTTTGGAAGATGTGCTGGAGAAATACTGGAACTCCCATCGTATGGATCATACGGTGAACTATCTGATCGAGCGCGAATTTGCGTCGGCCTTTGATTTCTTTCAGGAGTTCGGAGACTATTGGGAGGGACAGGGCTGGCAAAAAATCGGTCACCAGCTCGAAGACCTGTTCACGCGTCTCCAGTCCTTTCTTGAATCACGCGGAACGAAGCGAATGGATATGGTGCTTGGGCTGATGAAGCTCGACTATTTCCTGAACCATAAATACAAGCCGCGTAAAATCTGGTGGGAACACGCCTTGGAGAAGGACGATTGGTCCAGCTATATGAAAATGGCTCTCCAGCACCCGGATGCGCTGTTGTCACCTGTGGTTGCAGACTTTGTGGCAGATGCGACGCAAACTGCTGCACCTGCTTCTCATGCTACAGATGGCCATTCTGTTTCGGACAGTTCGCAGCCGCAGCCATACCGCGAGGTGATTCCGTCTTTCGCTTCCTTGAAGCTGGGTGAAAAGGAACTGCAAAAGCACGCTGTGCTGGATGTTCTGCCGTTCCGGCTGGATCATATCCTGAGTGGTGGCAGCCCTTTGACCGCTGAAGGCCGAACGTTGCTACTCGTAGTCTACCAGCAAAACGAACAGCAAAAGCCACTGTACTACACCATGCCAATTGGCAAGGAAATTGCAGCGATTTAA
- a CDS encoding RluA family pseudouridine synthase: MNNRKPNRKNHTKSTPNTGNSKRSHKPAGKSGSHRPEARGKTGVFDKTAAREYGKPEKNVAKTYIVQEPAELLNFLVEHVSGMGRNSIKSALARGQVSVNGIPRTVFNFPLEQGQTVALSKEKITPVVPLTGLRILHEDEAIIVIHKDAGLLSVASAQEQEVTAYRQLTAHVRREHPYNRIFVLHRLDRDTSGVMMFAKSEAIQQEMQQAWKEVVYERTYIALVEGQVKKAAGTITSWLKESKTLKMYSSPYPNDGQHAITHYKLLQANRHFSLLEVRLETGRKNQIRVHMEDIGHPIVGDKKYGSKAKSIGRLGLHARVLSFIHPVTGVLLRFESDIPKTFLNPFRE, encoded by the coding sequence ATGAACAATCGTAAACCCAATCGAAAAAATCATACAAAATCCACGCCAAACACAGGCAACTCCAAACGCAGCCATAAACCCGCCGGAAAATCCGGCTCACATAGACCCGAAGCACGGGGCAAAACGGGGGTTTTTGATAAAACTGCTGCCCGAGAGTACGGTAAACCGGAAAAAAACGTTGCTAAAACATACATCGTGCAGGAGCCTGCCGAGCTGTTGAATTTTTTGGTAGAACATGTGTCTGGCATGGGCCGCAATTCCATTAAATCAGCGCTGGCCCGTGGACAGGTGTCCGTGAACGGCATTCCCCGTACCGTGTTCAATTTTCCGCTGGAGCAAGGTCAGACAGTGGCGCTCTCCAAGGAAAAGATCACTCCCGTGGTGCCGCTGACCGGGCTGCGTATTTTGCATGAGGATGAGGCCATTATTGTCATCCACAAGGATGCCGGGCTGCTGTCCGTCGCCTCTGCGCAGGAACAGGAAGTAACGGCATACCGTCAGCTTACGGCACATGTGCGACGTGAACATCCATACAATCGTATTTTTGTGCTGCATCGTCTGGATCGTGATACATCTGGAGTCATGATGTTTGCGAAAAGCGAAGCCATACAGCAGGAAATGCAACAAGCGTGGAAGGAAGTCGTGTATGAACGAACATACATCGCTCTCGTAGAAGGACAGGTTAAAAAGGCTGCGGGCACTATCACCTCATGGCTGAAGGAAAGCAAGACGCTGAAAATGTATTCCAGCCCATATCCGAATGACGGACAGCACGCGATTACTCATTACAAGCTGCTTCAGGCCAATCGGCATTTTTCTTTGCTGGAAGTACGTTTGGAAACCGGACGCAAGAATCAGATTCGCGTTCATATGGAGGATATCGGCCATCCGATTGTGGGAGATAAAAAATACGGCTCCAAAGCCAAATCTATCGGTCGACTCGGTCTCCATGCGCGAGTACTGTCGTTTATTCATCCCGTCACTGGAGTATTGCTGCGGTTTGAATCCGACATTCCTAAAACCTTTTTAAATCCGTTTCGAGAGTAG
- a CDS encoding alkaline phosphatase codes for MKKRSMKKSILALGAITVLGAPLLSSDIPTTFAASSNTKSTTAQVSKAQKSTSVKVDAPKNVILFIGDGMGEASRNAVRLATVGKSGLLEMDNMPVTGLVSTSSGDNLVTDSAAAATAIATGVKTYNGAIGMDLNKKPVTTIMELAKKAGMSTGVVTTSQVTDATGAAFGAHVEKRSAQSEIAKQYLENSELDVILGGGEDFWYPAGTAGKHPDALAEDPEEASKGTQGNLVEQAKKLGYSYVTDQAEMKAAKGSKLLGLFANEEMFQAHNKLGNSYNPTVSLPDMTTKAIDVLSKNQKGFFLMIEEEGTDEMAHDNEGALTIKAGQQLDKAVKVAKDYAKAHPDTLVLVTADHETGGLAIEGKDAKDEADDGTTNEDGPFTIQGTNETFYIDWTTKGHTAVDVALTAMGPGASQFSGNYPNTAIHDKLVKLLKLKK; via the coding sequence GTGAAGAAGCGTTCAATGAAAAAGAGTATTCTTGCTTTAGGCGCTATTACGGTTTTGGGTGCACCATTGTTATCATCTGACATCCCTACCACTTTTGCAGCCTCATCTAATACAAAGTCCACTACAGCACAAGTATCCAAAGCACAGAAGTCTACCTCAGTAAAAGTCGATGCTCCTAAAAATGTCATTCTCTTTATCGGCGATGGCATGGGAGAAGCAAGCCGCAATGCGGTTCGTCTTGCAACAGTCGGGAAGTCGGGATTGCTTGAAATGGATAACATGCCTGTAACGGGGCTGGTTAGCACAAGCTCAGGGGACAACCTGGTTACAGATTCCGCCGCCGCCGCAACTGCCATTGCAACAGGTGTAAAAACATATAACGGTGCTATCGGGATGGATCTGAATAAAAAGCCCGTCACAACGATCATGGAGCTGGCGAAAAAGGCAGGTATGTCCACAGGTGTCGTAACGACAAGTCAGGTGACGGACGCAACGGGGGCAGCCTTTGGTGCGCATGTCGAAAAGCGCTCTGCGCAAAGCGAAATTGCTAAGCAGTATCTGGAAAATAGCGAGCTGGATGTTATTCTGGGTGGTGGTGAGGATTTTTGGTATCCTGCGGGTACAGCAGGTAAACATCCAGATGCGCTGGCAGAAGATCCTGAGGAAGCTAGTAAGGGAACTCAAGGAAATTTAGTGGAACAGGCCAAGAAATTGGGCTATAGCTATGTGACAGATCAGGCGGAAATGAAAGCAGCCAAAGGCTCTAAACTGCTCGGCTTGTTCGCCAATGAAGAGATGTTCCAAGCTCATAATAAGCTGGGGAACTCTTATAACCCAACCGTTTCTTTGCCTGATATGACGACGAAAGCGATTGATGTTCTTTCCAAAAACCAAAAAGGCTTTTTCCTGATGATAGAGGAAGAAGGAACGGATGAGATGGCGCATGACAATGAAGGCGCATTAACGATCAAGGCTGGGCAGCAGCTCGACAAGGCCGTTAAAGTAGCCAAAGATTATGCCAAAGCGCATCCAGATACATTGGTTCTGGTTACAGCTGACCACGAAACGGGTGGTTTGGCCATTGAAGGCAAGGATGCGAAAGACGAAGCCGACGACGGCACCACGAATGAAGATGGTCCATTCACCATACAAGGCACGAACGAAACGTTTTATATCGATTGGACGACAAAAGGGCATACCGCAGTAGATGTGGCACTGACTGCGATGGGACCCGGCGCCTCCCAATTTAGCGGAAATTACCCGAATACTGCAATTCATGACAAGCTGGTTAAGCTGCTTAAATTGAAAAAATAA
- a CDS encoding NUDIX domain-containing protein yields the protein MGYIMDLRKVVGTRPLIMAGACVLLLNNNQLLLGLRTDNGLWGLPGGSLEPGESMEEVAVRELAEETGLKAGSLTLLDVFSGPQLYYKYPHGDEVYNVVTAYICTEYTGELKEDPNEVKELRFFDLDQLPDEISPPDIPVIQRFLQAY from the coding sequence TTGGGCTATATTATGGACTTAAGAAAAGTGGTAGGTACCAGACCCTTAATCATGGCAGGCGCTTGTGTGCTATTACTTAATAATAACCAATTATTGCTGGGACTTAGAACAGATAATGGATTATGGGGATTGCCAGGCGGGTCATTGGAACCGGGAGAATCTATGGAAGAGGTCGCGGTAAGAGAATTAGCCGAGGAAACAGGACTGAAGGCGGGTAGCCTTACCTTATTGGATGTGTTTTCCGGGCCGCAATTATATTACAAATATCCACATGGGGACGAAGTATACAATGTCGTTACAGCCTATATTTGTACCGAATACACCGGAGAGCTAAAGGAAGATCCAAATGAAGTCAAGGAATTAAGATTTTTTGATCTCGACCAACTTCCTGATGAAATTAGTCCTCCGGATATCCCGGTTATTCAACGCTTTTTACAAGCATATTGA